In Planctomycetota bacterium, one genomic interval encodes:
- a CDS encoding polyprenyl synthetase family protein, whose product MSPPTPLTLTPTDPTGSPIDAALADRLETIEARFAAELHSDLDCVNELVGHVERYRGKMLRPMLTVLSAMCLDAGGGPRRSEVDLLATVLEMVHMSTLVHDDVLDEADVRRRGQTINRLQGNEAAVMLGDYLISHSYHLCCNLGADVAKAVAAATNTVCEGELLQLSHRGDLGLSARTYFEIVKRKTAALTAACCAVPVMLLGGGPLRGVSSASEARDALHVYGEKVGVAFQIIDDVLDLVGDEEVVGKSLGRDLAKGKLTLPLILWLEGLAVGGEAELERGRAALRDAAAGGATATLRAEVRASGAIDRAYQRAGVLIQDAKATLTASIPGSDARARLEQLADATLARRR is encoded by the coding sequence ATGAGCCCACCGACCCCGCTGACCCTGACGCCGACCGACCCGACCGGCTCCCCGATCGACGCGGCGCTGGCGGATCGGCTGGAAACCATCGAAGCCCGCTTCGCCGCCGAGCTGCACAGCGACCTGGACTGCGTGAACGAGTTGGTCGGCCACGTCGAACGCTACCGCGGCAAGATGCTTCGGCCGATGCTGACCGTGCTCTCGGCGATGTGCCTCGACGCGGGGGGCGGGCCCCGCCGCTCGGAAGTCGATCTGCTGGCGACGGTTTTAGAGATGGTCCACATGTCCACGCTCGTCCACGACGACGTGCTGGACGAAGCGGACGTCCGCCGGCGGGGGCAGACCATCAACCGCCTGCAGGGCAACGAGGCCGCGGTGATGCTCGGCGACTACCTCATCAGCCATTCGTACCACCTGTGCTGCAACCTGGGCGCGGACGTCGCCAAGGCGGTCGCGGCGGCCACCAACACGGTCTGCGAAGGCGAGCTGCTGCAACTCTCGCACCGCGGCGATCTGGGGCTCTCGGCCCGGACCTATTTCGAGATTGTCAAGCGCAAGACGGCGGCCCTCACCGCGGCCTGCTGCGCCGTGCCGGTCATGCTCCTGGGCGGCGGGCCGTTGCGTGGAGTCAGCTCGGCGTCGGAAGCGCGCGACGCTCTGCACGTTTACGGCGAAAAGGTTGGCGTCGCGTTCCAGATCATCGACGACGTGTTGGACCTGGTCGGCGACGAAGAAGTGGTTGGAAAGTCTTTGGGGCGTGACTTGGCGAAAGGCAAGCTGACCCTGCCGTTGATCCTCTGGTTGGAAGGCTTAGCCGTCGGTGGGGAGGCGGAGCTTGAGCGCGGCCGGGCCGCCCTCCGCGATGCGGCCGCCGGGGGGGCAACGGCGACGCTCCGCGCCGAGGTTCGCGCCAGCGGGGCGATCGATCGGGCTTACCAGCGAGCCGGGGTGTTGATCCAGGACGCGAAAGCCACGCTCACGGCGTCTATTCCCGGTTCCGATGCACGGGCACGTCTGGAGCAACTGGCCGACGCAACCCTGGCCCGCCGACGCTGA